The following coding sequences are from one Manduca sexta isolate Smith_Timp_Sample1 chromosome 7, JHU_Msex_v1.0, whole genome shotgun sequence window:
- the LOC115447405 gene encoding ras-related protein Rab-30, whose product MEDYKFLFKVVLVGNAGVGKTCLVRRFTQGLFPPGQGATIGVDFMIKTVEVDGEKVKLQIWDTAGQERFRSITQSYYRSAHALILVYDISCQPTFDCLPDWLREIEEYANNKVLRILVGNKTDREDREIPRHIGEDFAQRHGMYFLETSAKEAENVERLFMEIAVELMEQAKCKELPKYDGSLGPINGKTTSVGDSSCCLRS is encoded by the exons ATGGAggattataagtttttattcaaAGTGGTGCTGGTTGGTAATGCGGGTGTTGGCAAAACATGTCTTGTGCGAAGGTTTACCCAGGGCCTTTTCCCACCGGGCCAAGGGGCTACAATAGGCGTTGATTTCATGATCAAAACCGTAGAAGTGGACGGCGAGAAAGTGAAG cTGCAAATATGGGACACTGCGGGCCAAGAGAGGTTTCGTTCGATAACGCAGAGCTACTACCGTTCTGCGCACGCGCTCATACTTGTGTATGACATATCCTGTCAGCCGACGTTTGACTGTCTACCCGACTGGTTGCGGGAGATCGAGGAATATGCCAATAATAAGGTGCTTAGGATATTAGTTG GTAATAAAACTGACAGGGAGGACCGCGAAATCCCGCGCCACATCGGCGAGGACTTCGCACAGCGGCACGGCATGTACTTCCTGGAGACATCAGCTAAGGAAGCCGAGAATGTCGAGCGGCTATTCATGGAGATCGCGGTTGAACTCATGGAG caAGCAAAATGCAAGGAGCTGCCGAAATACGATGGCAGTTTAGGCCCGATCAACGGTAAGACGACATCTGTTGGCGACAGTTCCTGTTGTCTGCGCTCTTAA
- the LOC115447421 gene encoding speckle-type POZ protein-like gives MSSINYTTRTEGQTKINTIIWTVPNFVNLLENKVIREFRTEKSKDPTADSSESRFQLKMQFLGRDNDIIEIYYLSPNPVFLKSLLTICLKRFEERTIVIKEYHTIQANKWQYLATLFKRDIASYEGRDVYLLSDGSLRIKFQFMVTNDIKVEHSNVPEAQLSDDFENLLNNGLFSDVTMKSAEGTEYKVHKAVLASRSAVLKAHFEHNTTECYTNTIESPLEADVLREVLTFIYSDKAPRVDEIPEKLLAAADYYQLNRLKSLCEEALHKRLTVENAIETLQLADLHSANTLKQLTLEFIKDGQARLITTTDGWAKVKSVELIKRIYEYIMADDVDGDIK, from the coding sequence ATGTCCAGTATAAACTACACAACCCGAACAGAGGGccagacaaaaataaatactataatatggaCTGTGCCTAATTTTGTAAATCTACTGGAAAACAAGGTTATTCGGGAGTTCCGTACAGAGAAATCAAAGGACCCAACAGCAGATTCTTCAGAGTCGAGATTTCAGTTAAAGATGCAATTTCTTGGTCGCGACAACGACATTATTGAGATATACTATTTATCCCCCAATCCAGTTTTTCTTAAGTCTCTTTtaacaatatgtttaaaacGTTTTGAAGAGCGCACCATCGTTATAAAAGAATATCACACTATACAAGCGAATAAGTGGCAGTACTTAGCCACTCTATTTAAGCGTGATATTGCTAGTTATGAAGGTCGTGACGTATATTTACTCAGTGATGGCAGTTTACGTATAAAATTCCAGTTCATGGTTACAAATGATATTAAAGTTGAGCATTCTAATGTACCTGAGGCACAGTTAAGTGATGACTTTGAAAATTTGCTCAACAATGGATTATTCTCAGATGTTACTATGAAATCTGCTGAAGGTACTGAATACAAAGTACACAAAGCTGTGTTAGCGAGCCGTAGTGCAGTTCTCAAGGCACATTTTGAACATAACACAACCGAGTGTTATACCAACACCATTGAGTCTCCATTGGAAGCAGATGTGCTACGAGAAGTACTCACGTTCATATACAGTGACAAAGCACCGCGAGTCGATGAGATACCAGAAAAACTTTTAGCAGCAGCAGACTATTACCAACTCAACAGACTGAAAAGTTTATGTGAAGAAGCATTGCACAAGAGACTCACTGTTGAGAATGCCATAGAGACACTGCAATTGGCAGATTTACACTCGGCTAACACTTTGAAGCAATTAACTCTGGAGTTCATAAAGGACGGCCAAGCAAGGTTAATAACTACTACTGATGGATGGGCTAAAGTAAAATCTGTTGAGTTGATCAAGAGGATCTATGAGTACATCATGGCAGATGATGTTGATGGTGACATCAAATGA
- the LOC115447417 gene encoding ARM REPEAT PROTEIN INTERACTING WITH ABF2, whose translation MNVFTLDFVCFTSKDGEYKKDVMRQQVNFKELLTNQGPNMKIIMSRLPTENGTQQPKFRVKFEIPYIKNDVFEVYYISPYPVCLTYIFMITKGSYNENLYRIDKETHQVQANKWQYMGTVLKRPLLTSMSDQGWFTFEFKYQILEKNNNSDNSYTPKVRLANDMENLLNNGFYSDVTMKSTEGTEFKVHKNILASRSAVLRANFEHNTIECHTNTIESPLEEDVLREVLLFIYSDKVTKINEIPDKLLAAAEYYQLEELKMLCERPLLTRLTVQNAIEILEFADLHSADTLKQETLEFIKHNPMNEIVKTKGWTNIKSVQLVKRICEYITCDSVEK comes from the coding sequence ATGAACGTATTTACCTTGGATTTCGTTTGTTTTACAAGCAAGGATGGCGAGTATAAAAAAGATGTTATGAGACAACAGgttaattttaaagaattattaacaAATCAGGGTCCGAATATGAAGATTATTATGTCCAGGTTACCGACAGAAAACGGTACACAACAACCTAAGTTTCGTGTAAAATTTGAGATTCCCTACATTAAGAACGATGTTTTTGAAGTATATTACATTTCACCATATCCTGTTTGCTTGACTTACATATTCATGATCACAAAGGGTTCAtacaatgaaaatttatatagaattgaTAAAGAAACACATCAGGTACAAGCAAATAAGTGGCAATACATGGGCACTGTACTGAAACGGCCATTACTTACGAGTATGTCGGATCAAGGGTGGTTcacttttgaatttaaataccaaatacttgagaaaaataataatagtgatAATTCTTACACACCTAAAGTTCGATTGGCTAATGACAtggaaaatttgttaaataatggattttattcAGATGTTACTATGAAATCTACCGAAGGCACTGAATttaaagtacataaaaatatattagcatCCCGGAGTGCAGTCCTCAGAGCAAATTTTGAACATAACACTATAGAGTGTCATACCAACACAATTGAGTCTCCATTAGAGGAGGATGTGCTACGAGAAGTACTCCTATTCATATACAGTGACAAAGTAACAAAAATCAATGAGATACCAGATAAGCTCTTGGCAGCGGCAGAGTATTACCAACTCGAAGAACTGAAAATGTTGTGTGAAAGACCATTACTCACGAGACTCACAGTTCAAAATGCTATCGAAATACTGGAGTTTGCAGATTTACATTCTGCTGATACTTTAAAGCAGGAAACTCTGGAGTTCATAAAGCATAATCCAATGAATGAAATAGTAAAAACCAAAGGATGGACCAATATCAAATCTGTTCAACTAGTTAAGAGGATCTGTGAGTATATTACATGTGATAGTGTCGAGAAATGA